One window of Methanothermobacter thermautotrophicus genomic DNA carries:
- a CDS encoding peptidylprolyl isomerase has translation MAVNKGDFIKIEFTGKVKETGEVFDTTYEEVAREAGLGIKKIFGPIPVVVGGGHLIKGLDEAVIGMEEGEEKHVEIEPEDAFGNRDPKLVQLIPMGEFKRQGIKPYPGMTLTVEGHEGRVLNVSGGRVRVDFNHELAGKTLEYDLKVKEIITDDAEKVKSMIQLHYPSQNMDIDKTEVKIEDGKVIIHMDEMTRFDNRSYMDVTLARFRIARDIWENIEGVEKVEFADVFEKRDMEPEEEEDVEDAGEE, from the coding sequence ATGGCAGTGAATAAAGGAGACTTTATAAAAATAGAGTTCACAGGTAAGGTCAAGGAGACCGGTGAGGTCTTTGACACAACATACGAGGAGGTTGCCAGGGAAGCAGGGCTCGGCATAAAGAAGATATTCGGCCCCATACCCGTTGTTGTTGGCGGCGGACACCTCATAAAGGGACTCGATGAGGCTGTAATCGGAATGGAGGAAGGCGAGGAGAAACACGTTGAGATTGAACCCGAGGATGCCTTCGGTAACAGGGACCCCAAACTTGTCCAGCTCATACCAATGGGCGAGTTCAAAAGGCAGGGCATAAAGCCATACCCTGGAATGACACTCACAGTTGAGGGACATGAGGGCAGGGTCCTCAACGTTTCAGGCGGCCGTGTGAGGGTCGACTTCAACCATGAACTGGCAGGGAAAACCCTTGAATACGATTTAAAGGTTAAGGAGATAATCACCGATGATGCTGAAAAGGTGAAGAGCATGATCCAGCTCCACTACCCCTCCCAGAACATGGACATAGACAAGACAGAGGTTAAAATAGAGGACGGGAAGGTTATAATACATATGGATGAGATGACCCGCTTCGATAACAGGTCCTACATGGACGTGACCCTTGCAAGGTTCAGGATAGCCCGTGACATCTGGGAGAACATCGAGGGTGTTGAGAAGGTCGAATTCGCAGATGTCTTCGAAAAGAGGGACATGGAACCCGAGGAAGAGGAAGATGTTGAGGATGCGGGGGAGGAGTAA
- a CDS encoding PAS domain-containing protein, which produces MELPVGVVLMDTSGRILESNPAMGRVHGDSLDAMLIGDIHPDLEPGPDREFVVRMEGRWLRVVIARIEGGFLGIFEDLTDIKNSEEAP; this is translated from the coding sequence ATGGAACTCCCTGTGGGAGTGGTCCTCATGGACACCTCTGGCAGAATACTTGAATCCAACCCTGCCATGGGGCGGGTCCATGGTGATTCCCTGGATGCCATGCTGATTGGTGATATCCACCCGGACCTCGAACCAGGCCCTGACAGGGAATTCGTGGTAAGGATGGAGGGAAGGTGGCTCCGTGTGGTCATCGCCAGAATCGAGGGCGGATTCCTTGGAATCTTCGAGGACCTCACCGATATAAAGAATTCAGAGGAGGCCCCTTGA
- a CDS encoding histidine kinase dimerization/phosphoacceptor domain -containing protein, whose amino-acid sequence MQSSKMSREHAEIMRSLQLRIKSIAVIHEMLLSSPDSSSISFASHVSGLTGYLRDMYQSAAEFEVDVPDVEFNIETAAPWAS is encoded by the coding sequence ATCCAGTCCTCCAAAATGAGCCGGGAGCACGCTGAGATCATGAGGAGTCTTCAGCTGAGGATAAAGTCCATTGCAGTGATCCATGAGATGCTTCTATCCAGCCCCGATTCCAGCAGTATCAGCTTCGCGTCCCATGTCTCAGGCCTCACAGGCTACCTCCGTGACATGTATCAATCAGCCGCTGAATTTGAGGTTGATGTGCCTGATGTGGAATTCAATATTGAGACTGCCGCCCCCTGGGCTTCATAG
- a CDS encoding sensor histidine kinase — translation MVADNGRGLPDNFSIEESGGIGLELVKNLVGQLEGSIDYHSNDWTTFTVEFRELKYPERLEGMV, via the coding sequence GTGGTGGCTGATAATGGGAGGGGGCTCCCTGATAATTTCAGCATTGAAGAATCAGGGGGTATCGGGCTTGAGCTTGTTAAGAATCTGGTGGGCCAGCTGGAGGGGAGTATTGACTACCACTCAAATGACTGGACAACCTTTACGGTTGAGTTCAGGGAGCTTAAGTATCCGGAGAGGCTTGAGGGTATGGTTTGA